A region from the Methanooceanicella nereidis genome encodes:
- a CDS encoding uroporphyrinogen-III synthase codes for MKKIAVTRPKVFLPATIEYLRSKGLEPVPVPMMEMVPRKDGGVEAFISRLNSGDVDTVILTSQNGVRFIMEQAGDANEFIDKLNSVDVLAIGPKTNKVLAEFGIKADRMPSTFSSEGIVKEFCFHLAGKKVEVLRSNQGNPILITGLTEKGAIVKETIIYDIVPLSGREQEGFVREAISGDIDAFTFTSTMTAKSLLMMGESMGMLNELKAAINSKKVAVIGNPTADFLIKNGIRVDVVPEKFTFEDMIEELEKVL; via the coding sequence ATGAAAAAGATCGCAGTCACAAGGCCAAAAGTGTTCTTGCCGGCGACGATAGAATATCTCCGCTCAAAGGGGCTGGAGCCCGTCCCTGTCCCGATGATGGAGATGGTGCCCAGGAAGGACGGAGGCGTCGAGGCTTTTATTAGCAGGCTGAATTCCGGCGATGTAGATACAGTCATCCTGACGAGCCAGAACGGCGTGCGTTTCATCATGGAACAGGCAGGGGACGCCAATGAGTTCATTGATAAGCTTAATTCCGTAGACGTGCTGGCCATAGGGCCGAAGACCAATAAGGTTCTTGCCGAATTCGGCATTAAGGCTGACCGTATGCCTTCCACTTTTTCAAGCGAGGGGATCGTAAAAGAGTTCTGCTTTCATCTTGCGGGAAAAAAGGTAGAAGTGCTTCGCAGCAACCAGGGCAACCCTATACTTATAACCGGCCTGACCGAGAAAGGCGCCATCGTAAAAGAGACGATAATCTATGACATCGTCCCGCTGAGCGGCAGGGAGCAGGAAGGATTTGTCCGAGAGGCAATATCGGGCGATATAGACGCTTTCACGTTCACCAGCACTATGACAGCAAAGAGCCTGCTGATGATGGGTGAGTCCATGGGCATGCTTAATGAACTGAAGGCTGCTATCAACTCGAAAAAAGTGGCCGTGATAGGTAACCCGACGGCGGACTTCCTGATAAAGAACGGCATCCGCGTCGATGTGGTGCCTGAAAAGTTCACGTTCGAGGATATGATAGAAGAG